From one Paenibacillus sp. FSL K6-1330 genomic stretch:
- a CDS encoding response regulator, whose amino-acid sequence MYKVMIVDDEPWAIKGIRNAFDWDKYGFEIIGQFKSAYKAWDAIKADKPDLVFTDIRMPELSGLDLMRRAKVEGLDIEFVIVSGYAEFEYAQEALRYGALDYFLKPLDIDKADPFIAKLAMHFSRRSTARNQLLLDAMTSAKEDEIKSFLPLPDDAAVYYYQVLTIYFEGEHKNIRNLLSLEGKPVHVVEVEAGARKMLVVLMTEHRACLEGHSDKRVLNKTGIHVMGVSSISNQLKHMSKLIKEADLSASQVFLEEAGGVVHYEPKLHLVKPCIDEIHHILQGNQFDDVEAYIKGLQAYFRDHHLGMSEVVYLWNQAVGILIKAYSEELKDMELEFLNYSEIKERFEHFESLCSFLHEVLDSIRIGNSRSLQEGDIQSCFNRMINYINHHFEQKLYLKDLSAQFFINQVYCCQLFRKNLGKTFSEYVSELRIKKARELLKRTDLSIEEVAIKAGYVDYYYFNKVFKKHCGMTPTKFRKS is encoded by the coding sequence ATGTACAAGGTCATGATTGTAGATGATGAGCCGTGGGCAATTAAAGGAATCCGCAACGCCTTCGATTGGGATAAATATGGATTTGAAATTATCGGACAATTTAAAAGCGCTTACAAAGCATGGGATGCCATAAAAGCGGATAAACCCGATTTGGTATTTACGGACATCCGTATGCCTGAGTTATCCGGACTGGATCTGATGAGGAGGGCTAAAGTAGAAGGGCTGGACATTGAGTTTGTCATCGTAAGCGGATATGCGGAATTTGAATACGCCCAGGAAGCGCTGCGCTACGGCGCGCTGGATTATTTCCTGAAGCCTCTGGATATCGATAAGGCTGACCCCTTCATCGCGAAGCTGGCCATGCACTTCTCCCGAAGAAGCACAGCACGCAACCAACTCCTTCTGGATGCAATGACCTCGGCGAAAGAGGACGAGATAAAGAGCTTCCTACCGCTTCCCGATGATGCAGCTGTGTACTATTATCAGGTGTTGACCATCTATTTCGAGGGAGAACATAAAAATATTAGGAACCTGCTTTCCTTGGAGGGAAAGCCTGTTCATGTTGTGGAAGTTGAAGCTGGAGCCCGAAAAATGCTAGTTGTCCTGATGACGGAGCATAGGGCTTGTCTGGAAGGACATTCGGATAAGCGGGTTCTGAATAAGACAGGTATCCATGTTATGGGCGTCAGCAGCATCTCTAATCAACTAAAGCACATGAGCAAGCTGATTAAAGAAGCAGACCTGTCCGCTTCCCAGGTTTTTCTTGAAGAAGCTGGGGGCGTCGTTCACTACGAGCCGAAGCTTCATCTGGTGAAGCCATGTATCGATGAAATCCACCACATCCTTCAAGGAAATCAATTTGACGATGTGGAAGCGTACATTAAAGGGCTGCAGGCATATTTCAGGGATCATCATCTGGGCATGTCTGAGGTTGTCTACCTGTGGAATCAAGCCGTCGGGATCCTTATAAAAGCATATTCTGAGGAATTGAAGGATATGGAACTGGAATTCCTGAATTATTCCGAGATCAAGGAACGATTTGAACACTTTGAGTCGCTATGCAGCTTTTTACATGAGGTTCTCGACTCCATCAGGATAGGAAACAGCCGCTCTTTGCAGGAAGGGGACATCCAGTCCTGCTTCAACAGGATGATCAATTATATCAACCATCATTTTGAGCAGAAATTGTATTTGAAGGATTTATCTGCCCAATTTTTCATTAACCAGGTGTATTGCTGTCAATTATTCAGAAAAAACCTGGGCAAAACCTTCTCTGAATATGTGTCGGAGCTGAGGATCAAGAAAGCCCGTGAGCTCCTGAAGCGGACGGATCTATCCATTGAAGAAGTGGCCATTAAGGCCGGGTATGTCGATTATTATTATTTCAATAAAGTGTTCAAGAAGCATTGCGGGATGACCCCCACCAAATTCAGAAAAAGTTGA
- a CDS encoding sensor histidine kinase yields MKISKLKLKHQIWLIFFFSIIIFTFMEFYYYYSFSNLTQKRAAHYSNQMIEQTRRKIDSAFSDIRVSTSIAVNSRRVQEFSVVDDDYKRAFNSGPNALDLMEYMRSFNSYVDGIVINDIRGRRLYSLASASGDIFFLNRYDTFIQKYKEDPSLRDKGMFTSILKDDRTGTEQFFYIAPIVEAIGGIYFSQITGYCTVLVNMDKMQGLVENTELTPNSTLYILNSRDEVIASTNSNARGALFREVLSMDKGILLNGVKTTIDGEDILVQVKDLEQADGWRVVSMIPVQELTADMNPIRKVSIIVGIGMILSMLIMGSFFMNNLMRPVMGLVLDMKRVGSRDMSFRIKVRSTNEVGMLACDINRVINEREEMARDMINTQARLYESELSQKQAEFSALQSQINPHFLYNTLNCISSIGLEYGSREIAQIASCMSKIFRYSIKKDNLVWIRDELDSIQAYMNIIAIRYENKFIIDIDVDEGLLEMQTPKMILQPIVENAVYHGLERMDQGGRLQVTGSIDAHGDVCFQITDTGKGMEPEQLASLQAKLSMASPEPAPDGQPATSIGLSNIHNRLRLLFGEGYGIAIESQLGHGTTVTVRIPKLLNNSKPSEE; encoded by the coding sequence ATGAAGATCAGTAAACTGAAATTGAAGCATCAGATATGGCTTATCTTTTTTTTCTCAATCATCATTTTTACTTTCATGGAATTTTATTATTATTATAGTTTCTCTAATTTAACCCAGAAGAGAGCCGCCCATTACAGTAACCAGATGATAGAACAAACACGCCGCAAAATTGATTCTGCATTTAGTGATATCAGGGTCAGCACCAGCATTGCGGTCAATAGCAGACGGGTTCAGGAATTTTCTGTAGTGGATGATGATTACAAAAGGGCGTTTAATAGCGGTCCAAATGCATTGGATCTCATGGAATATATGAGATCCTTTAATTCGTACGTGGACGGAATTGTAATTAATGATATTCGGGGAAGACGGCTTTACAGTTTGGCATCAGCAAGCGGAGATATTTTTTTTCTCAATCGTTACGATACCTTTATCCAGAAGTATAAGGAAGATCCTTCGCTGCGGGACAAGGGGATGTTCACCTCGATTCTAAAAGACGACAGAACAGGAACGGAACAGTTCTTTTATATAGCGCCGATTGTGGAGGCCATCGGGGGAATCTATTTCTCCCAAATAACGGGTTACTGTACCGTTTTGGTCAATATGGACAAAATGCAGGGGCTTGTAGAAAATACGGAATTAACGCCCAACTCTACCTTGTACATTCTGAATAGCCGGGATGAGGTGATTGCTTCCACCAATTCCAATGCCCGAGGTGCGTTATTCAGGGAAGTTCTGTCTATGGATAAGGGCATCCTGCTTAACGGGGTCAAAACAACTATCGATGGGGAAGATATTCTTGTCCAGGTTAAGGATTTGGAGCAGGCAGACGGGTGGCGGGTTGTGAGTATGATTCCAGTGCAAGAGCTTACTGCAGACATGAACCCTATACGGAAAGTCAGCATTATCGTGGGGATTGGGATGATTCTAAGCATGCTTATCATGGGCAGTTTCTTTATGAACAATCTGATGCGTCCGGTGATGGGACTTGTTCTGGATATGAAGAGAGTGGGGAGCCGGGACATGAGCTTCCGCATTAAAGTCCGGTCTACCAATGAAGTAGGCATGCTGGCCTGCGACATTAACCGGGTAATCAATGAAAGGGAAGAGATGGCAAGAGATATGATCAATACCCAAGCCAGATTATACGAATCTGAGCTGAGTCAGAAGCAGGCGGAGTTTTCTGCCCTGCAAAGCCAGATCAACCCCCATTTTCTCTATAATACGCTCAATTGCATCAGCAGCATCGGATTGGAATACGGAAGCAGGGAGATCGCGCAAATTGCATCTTGCATGTCCAAAATATTCCGGTACAGTATAAAAAAAGATAATCTTGTGTGGATAAGGGATGAACTGGACAGTATTCAGGCTTATATGAACATTATCGCCATCCGGTACGAGAATAAATTTATCATTGACATCGATGTGGACGAGGGACTCCTGGAGATGCAAACCCCCAAGATGATTCTCCAACCCATTGTGGAGAATGCGGTCTATCATGGGCTGGAACGGATGGATCAAGGGGGCCGGCTTCAAGTAACCGGGAGCATAGATGCGCATGGGGACGTGTGCTTCCAGATCACGGATACCGGGAAGGGCATGGAGCCGGAGCAATTGGCTTCCCTTCAGGCTAAGCTGAGCATGGCATCCCCTGAACCTGCACCAGATGGCCAACCTGCTACAAGCATTGGACTATCCAATATCCATAACAGGCTCCGGCTATTGTTCGGAGAGGGTTACGGGATCGCCATAGAAAGCCAGCTCGGCCATGGGACGACAGTGACCGTGAGGATTCCAAAGCTGTTAAACAACAGCAAACCTTCGGAAGAGTAA
- a CDS encoding helix-turn-helix domain-containing protein, producing MSKWRECPVETLIHVLAGKWKPMILWHLIESKKMFNDLEKLIPDVSQKMLSQHLRDLEWEGIVDRTVYSAIPPKVEYSLSEYGRTLIPVAEVMCAWGKNHNKRKYEESVS from the coding sequence ATTTCGAAATGGCGTGAATGTCCAGTTGAGACACTCATTCATGTTTTAGCTGGCAAATGGAAGCCCATGATTTTATGGCATTTGATTGAATCCAAGAAGATGTTCAACGATCTGGAAAAGCTTATACCTGATGTTTCACAAAAAATGCTTTCACAACATCTCCGAGATTTAGAATGGGAGGGTATCGTCGATCGAACGGTCTACTCTGCGATCCCTCCCAAGGTAGAATATTCTCTTAGCGAATACGGCAGAACATTGATTCCGGTAGCAGAAGTCATGTGTGCTTGGGGAAAAAATCATAATAAGCGGAAATATGAAGAGTCCGTATCATAA
- a CDS encoding TetR/AcrR family transcriptional regulator: MTIKKNEADPRVIRTRRLLQDAFASLIQDKDFESITVKDIAERATVNRATFYAHFVDKFEILEARLMESFMKIINSRISGHEVLNEETIQSIFLGVCDFHKDLSTMCKRRYTSLGAVFEIQIKEKIQTILLSFIDKDKMQSSPNSQLLINTASIMLSWGMYGAAYVWNNEGRLISAESFVKQSMPLVMNGAKDLIVS; this comes from the coding sequence ATGACAATTAAAAAGAATGAAGCTGATCCTCGAGTGATACGTACACGGCGACTGCTTCAAGACGCTTTTGCTTCATTAATTCAAGATAAGGACTTTGAATCGATAACCGTTAAGGATATTGCAGAGCGGGCTACTGTTAACAGAGCGACTTTTTATGCGCACTTTGTAGATAAATTCGAAATTCTAGAGGCCAGACTAATGGAATCCTTTATGAAAATCATAAATAGTAGAATAAGCGGTCACGAAGTATTAAATGAAGAAACCATTCAGAGTATTTTTCTGGGTGTATGCGATTTTCACAAAGATCTAAGCACTATGTGCAAAAGAAGGTATACATCGCTTGGAGCTGTATTTGAAATTCAAATAAAGGAAAAAATTCAAACGATACTTCTTTCCTTTATAGACAAAGACAAGATGCAATCGAGTCCAAACTCGCAACTCTTAATAAATACAGCTTCTATCATGTTAAGCTGGGGGATGTATGGGGCGGCTTACGTTTGGAACAATGAGGGGCGTCTAATAAGTGCGGAATCATTCGTTAAACAATCTATGCCCTTAGTAATGAACGGAGCCAAAGACCTTATCGTCAGTTAA
- a CDS encoding family 43 glycosylhydrolase, translating into MKAVLWDRKRFRYLLLCLAVLLMLPQWSGAAMAAEQTPDRADLASRQEGKDVSDFYNVIMQTGADPWVYKHTDGYYYNVFVNASGIMIRRSMTITGIEAGERSLAWTPVKGTMYSSNVWAPEMHYLKDIDGKYKWYIYFAADNGTNANHRMYVLENASESPMSGTWEFKGKITDSTDRWAIDGTVLTVNEKHYFIWSGWEETDGSFQNLYIAEMSDPRTISSQRVLISTPDHDWETSPGRINEGPQVNIRGNTINLVYSANGSWTDSYCLGLITAKIGDDLMNPSSWVKQDNPIFSSANGVYGPGHHSLTTSPDGSEDWIIYHSARWPGSGWTRNVRAQKFIWNADGTPNLGEPVDPNKPIAKPSGEPARQRYEAEAALLVKDPSGGTGPGVWWEGTASDGKKIANIKNANDYAQFTVNVPEAGFYVLSVRNANGSSNGVDASHILSVNGSSGARLNIVYSGWNRWGASTVKVYLKQGNNTIRFSTGANLAEIDSMDIFKLDVASEILFDSPGYTLGLGESRSLPVYTVTGTTYSPVDSGVSFSSSNKEVADIDGMGVKGLKTGSATITATYNGKTATATVTVAAEPKSVQSIAISGLNNILTSGLTGELQLTARYNTYEVQDVSADATYFSSKPDVAKVTVTGQVYDTGPGDTVITAVYGGKEAKFNLTVTPDPSQVPQIISQVKTPSGVTPRLPGVIDVNYKGEISIAEVSWKLEGIHFNSLGTIQVPVILTLNGEKIPAAVSVEVIPGWGLDEIVDNMRSRIVGFSYPLGEGLGTYSQDAYNALLAELDHAEEMSVDPDLREEQFEEALDRLAEAEVALLGSLNLTEDGVTYNAYRDFSGDETGKYPYGITIEALTNGATATVQEEDGNKFLRLTTTAVAGKANLFLPFAGEVKAEADQRIVIEYCARLNSSFQYANGAMVRNDSGTGNYSMVTAFDTGKIIVQNGGSKKPVKNTSYNTWYKIKMVANWDAKTYTVYINDDPVPAATDFLFRHTGGSKLTGQLFGIDGYANASIDFDDFKVMVTGGSKTAPITSATLSPEVPNGQNGWYTHPVTVSLSAKAPRDSVAKTDYSLDGGTTWQTYTAPITFSQDGTYTVTYRSVDPAGNEEMAKAVSFKLDTKDPTIEVVIPGDGGTYEDSEDLTPLVTTLDTASGVDNSKTTVTLDTYSYPIGTTIPLFSLPLGRHELVVSSVDLAGNSGNKTVVFYTVANIHSLKALVTRFAESKEIDNAGIANSLQKKLENGNLNSFVNEVRAQDGKHISNDAANYLLRDARFLLSRQ; encoded by the coding sequence TTGAAAGCGGTTTTATGGGATAGGAAAAGATTCAGGTACCTGCTGCTTTGTCTCGCGGTGCTGCTGATGCTGCCGCAATGGAGCGGAGCGGCTATGGCGGCAGAGCAAACGCCAGATAGGGCGGATTTGGCATCCCGGCAGGAGGGAAAGGATGTGTCTGATTTCTACAATGTTATCATGCAGACAGGGGCCGACCCTTGGGTTTACAAGCATACGGACGGCTATTATTACAACGTCTTTGTCAACGCCAGCGGCATCATGATCCGCAGATCGATGACCATCACCGGCATTGAAGCGGGCGAGAGGAGCCTAGCCTGGACACCGGTTAAGGGTACAATGTACAGTTCCAATGTTTGGGCACCCGAAATGCACTATCTCAAAGATATCGATGGCAAATACAAATGGTATATTTACTTCGCGGCTGACAACGGAACCAACGCAAACCACCGCATGTATGTGCTGGAGAACGCCAGTGAGAGTCCGATGAGCGGAACCTGGGAGTTCAAAGGGAAAATAACCGATTCCACGGACCGCTGGGCGATCGACGGCACTGTCCTGACTGTAAATGAGAAACACTATTTCATCTGGTCCGGATGGGAGGAAACGGATGGGAGTTTCCAAAATCTATATATAGCGGAAATGAGCGATCCACGGACCATCAGCTCGCAGCGGGTATTGATTTCGACGCCTGACCATGATTGGGAAACGTCCCCGGGCAGGATCAACGAAGGTCCCCAAGTCAATATACGCGGTAACACCATCAACTTGGTCTATTCCGCAAACGGAAGCTGGACAGACAGTTACTGCCTCGGACTGATCACGGCCAAGATTGGCGATGATTTGATGAACCCCAGCTCCTGGGTAAAACAGGACAATCCGATTTTCTCCAGCGCCAACGGCGTTTATGGCCCGGGTCACCACAGTCTCACCACTTCTCCCGACGGCAGTGAGGACTGGATTATCTACCATTCCGCCCGCTGGCCAGGATCAGGGTGGACCCGCAATGTCCGAGCGCAGAAATTCATCTGGAACGCAGACGGAACGCCAAACCTGGGAGAGCCCGTCGATCCAAACAAACCGATTGCCAAGCCTTCAGGGGAGCCGGCACGTCAGCGCTATGAGGCGGAAGCAGCCCTGTTGGTGAAAGATCCCAGCGGCGGAACCGGCCCCGGCGTTTGGTGGGAAGGTACCGCTTCCGACGGGAAGAAGATCGCCAATATCAAGAACGCCAATGATTATGCCCAGTTTACAGTCAACGTGCCAGAGGCGGGATTTTATGTGCTGTCTGTGCGCAATGCCAACGGCTCATCGAATGGGGTGGATGCTTCACATATCTTGTCGGTTAACGGCAGTTCCGGCGCCCGTTTGAACATCGTCTATTCCGGCTGGAATCGTTGGGGAGCCTCCACGGTGAAAGTCTATCTTAAACAAGGCAACAATACCATCCGTTTCTCGACGGGTGCCAACCTTGCCGAAATTGACAGCATGGATATATTCAAGCTTGATGTTGCGTCGGAAATTCTATTCGATTCTCCGGGGTACACGCTGGGGTTAGGTGAAAGCCGCAGTTTGCCCGTGTATACGGTAACAGGCACTACCTATTCCCCTGTGGACAGCGGAGTTTCCTTCAGTTCTTCCAACAAAGAGGTCGCTGATATTGATGGGATGGGGGTCAAAGGACTCAAGACAGGCAGCGCCACGATCACCGCGACATATAACGGAAAGACGGCCACAGCCACGGTTACCGTTGCCGCTGAACCTAAGTCTGTGCAGTCCATTGCCATCAGCGGATTGAACAACATCCTGACCAGCGGGCTGACAGGGGAACTGCAGTTAACAGCTCGCTACAACACCTATGAAGTCCAGGATGTGTCGGCTGACGCCACGTACTTCAGCAGCAAACCAGACGTGGCCAAGGTTACGGTCACCGGTCAGGTATATGACACTGGGCCGGGGGATACGGTGATTACAGCCGTATACGGCGGCAAGGAAGCAAAATTCAACTTAACGGTAACACCCGATCCGTCTCAGGTTCCTCAGATTATTTCTCAAGTAAAAACTCCCTCCGGAGTGACACCGAGGCTGCCCGGCGTTATTGACGTCAATTACAAGGGTGAGATAAGCATCGCCGAGGTCAGCTGGAAGCTGGAAGGAATACACTTCAACTCACTTGGCACGATTCAGGTACCTGTCATATTAACACTGAATGGCGAGAAGATTCCTGCTGCCGTTTCCGTAGAAGTGATCCCTGGATGGGGTCTTGATGAGATTGTAGATAACATGCGCAGCAGGATAGTCGGTTTCTCTTATCCGCTGGGCGAAGGCTTGGGAACCTATAGTCAAGATGCGTATAATGCTCTCTTGGCTGAGCTGGATCATGCGGAAGAGATGTCTGTAGACCCTGATCTGCGTGAAGAGCAGTTTGAGGAGGCGCTGGATCGCCTTGCTGAAGCGGAAGTAGCCCTGCTTGGCTCACTTAACCTTACCGAGGATGGCGTGACCTATAACGCCTACCGGGATTTCTCCGGCGATGAGACGGGCAAGTACCCTTACGGCATTACCATCGAAGCTCTAACCAATGGCGCTACTGCCACTGTGCAAGAAGAGGACGGGAATAAGTTCCTTCGACTGACCACAACCGCTGTTGCGGGCAAGGCAAATTTGTTCCTGCCGTTTGCAGGCGAGGTCAAGGCAGAAGCGGATCAGCGCATCGTCATCGAATATTGTGCCAGATTAAACAGCAGCTTTCAGTACGCCAATGGTGCCATGGTGAGAAATGACAGCGGCACCGGCAATTATTCCATGGTCACAGCTTTCGATACGGGTAAAATCATCGTACAGAATGGGGGGTCCAAGAAGCCGGTCAAGAACACTTCATACAATACATGGTACAAAATTAAAATGGTGGCAAACTGGGACGCCAAGACTTATACCGTTTATATTAACGATGATCCTGTTCCGGCGGCTACTGACTTCCTCTTCCGCCATACAGGCGGCAGTAAGTTGACCGGCCAGCTGTTCGGCATCGACGGTTACGCTAACGCTTCAATCGACTTCGACGATTTCAAAGTCATGGTTACGGGAGGATCGAAAACTGCGCCGATCACATCCGCGACTCTTTCGCCAGAAGTTCCGAATGGCCAAAATGGCTGGTATACGCATCCGGTAACGGTAAGTTTGTCAGCAAAAGCTCCACGGGATAGCGTTGCAAAAACCGACTACAGTCTGGACGGCGGGACAACTTGGCAAACCTATACGGCACCAATCACATTCAGCCAAGACGGCACTTACACAGTTACCTATCGTTCGGTTGATCCAGCAGGGAATGAGGAGATGGCGAAAGCCGTCAGCTTTAAGCTGGATACGAAAGACCCGACTATAGAAGTTGTCATTCCTGGAGATGGCGGCACCTATGAAGATAGCGAGGATTTGACCCCTTTAGTGACTACGCTGGATACGGCATCAGGGGTCGACAACAGCAAGACGACGGTGACGCTGGATACGTATTCCTATCCGATCGGCACCACGATCCCACTCTTTTCATTGCCGCTAGGAAGGCATGAGCTTGTGGTGTCTTCAGTTGATCTAGCCGGCAACTCAGGCAATAAAACCGTTGTGTTCTATACCGTAGCAAATATCCATTCGCTAAAGGCATTAGTGACGCGTTTTGCCGAGAGCAAGGAGATCGATAATGCCGGAATTGCCAATAGCCTGCAGAAAAAACTGGAGAATGGCAATTTGAACAGTTTTGTTAACGAGGTGCGGGCGCAAGACGGAAAACACATATCGAACGATGCGGCAAACTATTTACTTAGGGACGCACGCTTCTTGTTGTCCCGGCAATAA
- a CDS encoding extracellular solute-binding protein codes for MYKGIKKKAAILFSTVLLAVGVAGCGGAGHNNGETVSKGSNASETGSGSPVTLTVEVFDRGIQGQPDLNNNTWTKYVNEKFGKPNNAIVKFVPVPRSQEVDKLNVLMAANEAPDISFTYDGNTVTRFAKSGGLYTLDELLEKHGQQLKSYLGEKVLSYGKYEGNQISIPGKRTLIAWNGMFIRKDWLDKLGMPAPTNRDELYNTLVAFRDKNPGNVDGVIPWATAASGMNYTFGNLIPSFWGPMSEEEFVTTTNWLKPGTKDAYKWLNKLYNEKLISPDFALDKTTKQADADVTNGKVGFYAANWDYPLSQKIREPLKQNAPDANYVAVDTFKNDEGKYLKEIYNENGIFSFIPKSSKNAELAIKYLNWMADPEVLFFLQFGEEGVNHKLVNGIPQGIAQTGENMQTSNLNMDYTLIVNGAELGDTEKNVRTYAAALAAGDQSYEKLAVDSYKINTTDGYTGFYYGVSNEASIKYGKTLGDMNKQMSDRLVVTKPAEFDALYDKLVKEYMDAGGQAVQDENIKNYRDIKAQSK; via the coding sequence GTGTATAAGGGCATAAAGAAGAAAGCAGCAATTCTATTTAGCACAGTGCTTCTAGCCGTAGGAGTGGCAGGCTGTGGTGGCGCAGGCCATAACAATGGGGAGACGGTATCAAAAGGGTCCAACGCATCGGAAACGGGCTCCGGTTCCCCAGTAACCTTGACAGTGGAAGTGTTTGACAGAGGTATTCAGGGACAACCGGACTTGAACAACAACACGTGGACCAAATATGTCAACGAAAAATTCGGGAAGCCTAATAACGCCATTGTAAAATTTGTTCCTGTCCCCCGTTCCCAAGAAGTCGACAAGCTGAATGTGTTGATGGCTGCCAACGAGGCTCCTGATATTTCCTTCACCTATGACGGGAATACCGTAACCCGTTTCGCAAAAAGCGGTGGCCTCTATACACTGGATGAATTGTTGGAGAAGCACGGCCAGCAATTAAAGTCTTATCTGGGCGAGAAAGTTCTTTCCTACGGGAAATATGAGGGCAATCAAATCTCGATCCCAGGTAAGCGGACTCTGATTGCTTGGAACGGCATGTTTATTCGCAAGGATTGGCTGGATAAGCTGGGAATGCCTGCTCCAACGAATCGGGATGAATTATATAATACCCTCGTTGCTTTCCGTGACAAGAACCCGGGTAATGTGGATGGTGTCATTCCGTGGGCAACAGCGGCTTCCGGCATGAACTACACCTTTGGCAACCTGATTCCTTCGTTCTGGGGTCCGATGTCGGAGGAGGAATTCGTTACCACCACCAATTGGCTGAAGCCCGGCACTAAGGATGCTTATAAATGGCTGAACAAACTGTACAATGAAAAGCTGATCAGCCCCGACTTTGCGCTGGATAAAACAACCAAACAAGCGGATGCCGATGTGACCAATGGCAAGGTAGGCTTCTACGCTGCCAACTGGGATTATCCACTTTCACAAAAAATTCGTGAACCACTGAAGCAAAATGCACCTGATGCCAACTATGTTGCTGTAGATACCTTCAAAAACGATGAGGGGAAATACCTGAAAGAGATATACAATGAAAACGGGATTTTCTCATTCATCCCGAAAAGCAGCAAGAATGCGGAGCTGGCCATAAAGTATCTGAACTGGATGGCTGATCCGGAGGTGTTGTTCTTCCTTCAGTTTGGTGAAGAAGGCGTCAACCATAAGCTTGTAAACGGCATCCCGCAAGGGATTGCGCAAACCGGCGAAAATATGCAAACGAGCAATCTGAATATGGATTATACTCTAATTGTAAACGGTGCAGAGCTGGGCGATACCGAAAAGAATGTCCGAACGTACGCAGCAGCCTTAGCAGCCGGAGATCAGAGCTATGAAAAACTGGCTGTCGATTCATACAAGATCAATACGACGGATGGTTATACAGGCTTCTATTACGGCGTCTCGAACGAAGCTAGTATCAAGTACGGCAAAACGTTGGGTGACATGAACAAGCAAATGAGTGACAGGCTGGTCGTTACCAAGCCGGCAGAGTTCGACGCCTTGTATGACAAGCTGGTGAAAGAATATATGGACGCCGGCGGTCAGGCTGTTCAGGATGAGAATATAAAGAATTATAGAGATATCAAAGCACAGAGCAAGTAA
- a CDS encoding MFS transporter, whose protein sequence is MKSIWKVYVLALISFLVGTSNYIISGILDRIAETLGTSVATAGQLITVYSLAYAVGTPILMAMTAKMDRRKLLLYSLGLFIAANLLTFILSGFGLFITARIITALGAGVVTVNALSIAAKIAPPGKQASAIANVTMGITASLIIGVPLGRMVASAFGWKAVFLAIAIVGVIAMFVIAAVFPRMQGDKPVPLIKQFALLKKPQVLVALAITFFWLGGYSLAYTYISPFLLEVTLLNDSLISAALFVFGVASLIGSKVGGYTADKRGIKYTLVSGMVLHVISLILLSLVGQSVIAVFAILILWSFAAWSSAPAQQFNLVSLVPESSGVMLSLNSSMMQLAMAVGAGIGGLIVNRVSLASITWFAALGVVIAIIAAFVLSSMASRHSAEQSAD, encoded by the coding sequence ATGAAGAGTATATGGAAAGTTTACGTTCTAGCCTTGATCAGCTTTTTAGTTGGAACATCCAATTACATCATTTCCGGTATATTGGACCGGATCGCAGAGACGTTGGGAACAAGCGTCGCGACAGCAGGCCAGCTCATTACGGTCTATTCCCTTGCCTATGCGGTCGGCACGCCTATTTTGATGGCGATGACGGCCAAAATGGACCGGCGTAAGCTCCTCCTTTATTCGCTTGGCCTCTTTATTGCCGCAAATCTACTTACATTTATATTGTCCGGCTTCGGTCTCTTCATTACCGCCAGAATTATTACGGCGTTAGGCGCCGGGGTGGTCACCGTTAACGCGCTCAGCATTGCCGCCAAAATCGCTCCGCCAGGCAAGCAGGCCAGCGCCATCGCCAACGTCACCATGGGCATCACCGCTTCGCTCATCATCGGCGTCCCGCTCGGCAGAATGGTAGCCTCGGCTTTTGGCTGGAAAGCGGTATTTCTGGCCATCGCAATTGTCGGGGTCATCGCCATGTTTGTCATTGCTGCGGTTTTTCCACGGATGCAGGGCGACAAGCCCGTCCCTTTGATCAAACAATTTGCTTTGTTAAAAAAACCTCAGGTTTTGGTTGCTCTAGCGATTACTTTTTTCTGGTTGGGAGGATATTCCCTCGCCTACACTTACATATCCCCTTTTCTGCTAGAGGTGACTCTTTTAAATGATTCTTTGATTAGCGCAGCTCTGTTCGTGTTCGGCGTTGCCAGTTTGATTGGCTCGAAAGTCGGCGGCTACACCGCGGATAAAAGGGGCATCAAATACACGCTCGTTTCAGGGATGGTGCTTCACGTCATTTCATTGATTTTGCTATCCTTAGTCGGACAGTCGGTCATTGCCGTATTCGCCATTTTGATCCTCTGGTCTTTTGCTGCCTGGTCATCCGCTCCGGCGCAGCAATTTAACCTGGTTTCGCTTGTTCCTGAATCCTCGGGCGTCATGCTGAGCTTGAACAGTTCCATGATGCAGCTTGCCATGGCTGTCGGCGCAGGAATCGGCGGGCTGATCGTTAACCGTGTTTCTTTGGCATCCATTACCTGGTTCGCGGCACTCGGCGTAGTCATCGCCATCATTGCCGCGTTTGTATTGTCCAGCATGGCATCACGGCATTCGGCGGAGCAGTCAGCGGATTAA